The Glycine soja cultivar W05 chromosome 6, ASM419377v2, whole genome shotgun sequence genome has a window encoding:
- the LOC114417296 gene encoding vascular-related unknown protein 1-like — translation MDHSLNFSSRGRAVPGCKNQSGSDEESGWTSYLEDFSKGIEPSYCSSLDGSSLLSDAASCAAWKFSHQNFKVSTAPNLPKKLSFKKARAKQISEDDPLEDTASSPVNSPKVRDLNPAEMSSRKVDDQLEGSMGKEFITSSEHYSDLKMDDNEHELKFNGKNIDCTDLKKRGLCLVPLSLLVNYLG, via the exons ATGGATCATTCTCTGAATTTTTCATCTAGAGGCAGAGCAGTACCTGGCTGCAAAAACCAAAGTGGTTCTGATGAGGAAAGTGGATGGACATCTTACTTAGAAGATTTCTCAAAAGGCATAGAGCCAAGTTATTGTTCCAGTTTGGATGGCTCCTCTTTGCTCTCAGATGCTGCTTCTTGTGCTGCATGGAAATTTTCTCATCAGAATTTTAAGGTCAGCACTGCACCAAATCTACCCAAAAAACTAAGCTTCAAGAAAGCAAGAGCCAAACAGATATCAGAGGATGACCCTTTGGAAGACACTGCTAGCTCTCCAGTCAATAGCCCCAAG GTTAGAGACTTGAATCCAGCTGAAATGAGTTCTAGGAAGGTTGATGATCAACTAGAAGGTTCTATG GGTAAGGAATTCATCACATCATCAGAGCATTATTCAGATTTGAAGATGGATGATAATGagcatgaattaaaatttaatggaaAGAACATTGATTGCACAGACTTGAAGAAAAGGGGGCTATGCTTGGTTCCTTTGTCTTTGTTGGTTAATTATTTGGGGTGA